A genomic window from Silene latifolia isolate original U9 population chromosome Y, ASM4854445v1, whole genome shotgun sequence includes:
- the LOC141629671 gene encoding protein FAR1-RELATED SEQUENCE 5-like, with product MSTENMIRAFMTDVNSSCANVTPTPYSPEVVATSEIHGVPHCSEELKPFVGMKFENLEQGLDFYNAYAKACGFSPRLDSSKIIQGVTTHKSCVCNKEGNRQHGGQKRRRAITRVGCPAKIKFKRLLFGEYEVYEFIEVHSHAMVTPATMIHLKSFRKLNLVHKKMIMDNSRVNQGPVKTFRMFKEYVRGYKNVGASLEDFKNFSRDVKKYIKEYDAEMLIEGFMQKRARCPSFYFDFDVDDNKRLTKVFWADPIAIKNYALFGDSVSFDTTFDFNEYRMVFCPFTGVDNHKKCVTFAAGLIMRENEESFTWLFDNFMKAMGGCYPTTLITDQCLGIKAGVKNVFSGNTTHRFCMWHIMKKLPDKVGSTIYKDTDFLKEISSIVWNEDIEPTEFESS from the exons ATGTCTACTGAAAACATGATACGTGCTTTTATGACTGATGTGAATTCTTCTTGTGCTAATGTTACTCCCACCCCAT ATAGCCCGGAAGTTGTTGCTACTAGTGAGATTCACGGAGTGCCTCATTGTTCAGAAGAGCTTAAACCATTTGTTGGAATGAAATTTGAGAATTTGGAGCAAGGGTTGGATTTCTACAACGCATATGCCAAAGCTTGTGGCTTTAGTCCGAGATTGGATTCAAGTAAAATCATTCAAGGAGTTACTACACATAAGAGCTGTGTGTGTAACAAAGAAGGTAATAGGCAGCATGGTGGGCAAAAAAGGAGGAGGGCAATAACAAGAGTTGGGTGTCCTGCCAAGATTAAGTTTAAGAGACTTCTATTTGGTGAGTATGAGGTGTATGAATTTATCGAGGTGCACTCACATGCAATGGTAACTCCAGCCACAATGATTCACTTAAAGTCATTTAGGAAGCTCAACCTTGTGCATAAGAAAATGATAATGGATAACTCACGTGTTAACCAGGGGCCTGTGAAGACATTTCGAATGTTTAAAGAGTACGTTAGGGGATATAAAAACGTAGGGGCTTCCTTAGAAGATTTTAAGAATTTTTCAAGGGATGTAAAGAAATACATCAAAGAATATGATGCGGAAATGCTGATAGAGGGCTTCATGCAAAAAAGAGCTAGGTGTCCctcattttactttgattttgatGTTGATGACAACAAAAGACTCACTAAGGTTTTCTGGGCTGATCCAATTGCAATTAAGAACTACGCACTCtttggtgattctgtgtctttTGACACCACATTCGATTTTAATGAATACCGTATGGTGTTTTGTCCTTTTACGGGGGTTGACAACCATAAAAAATGTGTCACTTTTGCGGCTGGTTTGATAATGCGGGAGAATGAAGAGTCTTTTACCTGGCTTTTTGACAATTTTATGAAGGCAATGGGTGGGTGTTATCCTACTACTTTGATTACTGACCAATGTCTGGGTATTAAAGCGGGGGTTAAAAATGTGTTTTCAGGCAACACAACACACAGATTctgtatgtggcatatcatgaaaaAATTGCCTGACAAAGTTGGTTCAACCATTTACAAAGACACAGACTTTCTAAAAGAAATAAGTTCTATTGTTTGGAATGAAGATATTGAGCCAACTGAATTTGAGTCGAGCTGA
- the LOC141629672 gene encoding protein FAR1-RELATED SEQUENCE 5-like — protein sequence MEKHDLSGNEWLKSMFEDRKLWIPAYFRDTYMGGLLRTTSRSESENSFFGNFTNPNLSLVQFWMRFQSAMDAQRWKHSKLTANSKNSSPILSTPLSIEKKCAEFYTPPVFYDFQEELKGACYSCNEANKSTKERDVERLFVMDRESKKVYEVDVDGKTLVCSCKRFQRFGILCRHCVWVLHNKGFDEIPSEYLLPRWSNYATFRPLFNVVGTSLEGDFAVSLVEDDEEKEKELLELLQSFNEKLLISSSGGKSKSKKTQIETLLGSKIPTKAHILPPNQAKNKGSGRRMTSEKEKAMEEHAKPLRKFRACGEMARHDSRNCPSQLPNK from the exons atggaaaaacatgatttGTCTGGAAATGAGTGGCTGAAATCCATGTTTGAGGATCGCAAATTATGGATTCCTGCATATTTTCGGGACACTTATATGGGTGGGCTTCTAAGGACAACTTCAAGGTCAGAATCAGAGAATAGTTTCTTCGGCAACTTCACCAACCCCAACCTATCACTTGTTCAGTTTTGGATGCGCTTTCAGTCAGCAATGGATGCTCAACGCTGGAAGCATTCTAAATTAACTGCTAATTCTAAAAACTCCTCTCCTATATTATCAACTCCCCTTTCTATAGAAAAGAAATGTGCTGAATTTTACACACCACCTGTGTTTTATGATTTTCAAGAAGAGTTGAAAGGTGCATGCTACTCTTGTAATGAGGCCAACAAAAGCACGAAAGAAAGGGACGTGGAGCGTTTATTTGTTATGGATCGTGAGAGCAAGAAAGTCTATGAAGTCGATGTCGATGGGAAAACTTTAGTGTGTTCATGCAAGAGGTTTCAGAGATTTGGGATACTTTGTAGACATTGTGTATGGGTGTTGCATAATAAGGGGTTTGATGAAATACCTTCTGAATATCTATTGCCGAGGTGGAGCAATTATGCAACATTTCGTCCTCTCTTTAATGTTGTAGGGACGTCCTTAGAAGGCGATT TTGCAGTGTCACTTGTGGAGGATGAtgaggagaaggagaaagagTTACTCGAATTGCTTCAGAGTTTTAATGAGAAGTTGTTGATTTCAAGTAGTGGTGGGAAGTCAAAAAGCAAGAAAACTCAAATCGAGACGCTTCTTGGGTCTAAAATCCCTACTAAAGCTCATATTCTTCCTCCAAATCAAGCAAAAAATAAGGGGTCTGGTAGAAGGATGACTtctgaaaaagaaaaggcaatgGAGGAGCATGCTAAGCCTCTTAGAAAATTTCGTGCTTGTGGAGAAATGGCACGCCATGATAGTAGAAATTGCCCGAGTCAACTTCCTAACAAGTAA